A window of Rhodococcus sp. SGAir0479 contains these coding sequences:
- a CDS encoding phage holin family protein, with protein MADATGPREADPHDLSTAQLTERLASQVSALVRTEISNAVGEVKTKGTRVGIGVGVSGAGFMLVYLGVGALIATAILGLATALAPWLAALIVSLVVLAIGGLLGAVGAARAKSAAPPVPADTAESVRRDVQAVKGTVR; from the coding sequence ATGGCTGACGCAACGGGTCCCCGTGAGGCGGACCCACACGATCTGTCCACTGCTCAGTTGACCGAGCGCCTCGCGAGCCAGGTCTCGGCGCTCGTGCGCACGGAGATCTCCAACGCCGTCGGAGAAGTGAAGACCAAGGGCACCAGGGTGGGAATCGGCGTCGGGGTCTCCGGTGCGGGGTTCATGCTCGTCTACCTCGGCGTCGGCGCCCTCATCGCGACCGCGATCCTGGGCCTGGCCACCGCGCTGGCACCGTGGCTGGCGGCCCTCATCGTGTCCCTGGTGGTGCTCGCGATCGGCGGGCTCCTCGGCGCGGTGGGCGCCGCGCGGGCGAAGAGTGCCGCACCGCCCGTGCCCGCGGACACCGCCGAGAGCGTCCGGCGGGACGTGCAAGCCGTGAAAGGAACCGTGCGATGA
- a CDS encoding DUF3618 domain-containing protein: protein MTESGPDDTTQPDVERQRAELAETVEELTHRVDVSARTKAAVHEKTEEAVQLAQRRGPVLGAVAGAAVALLLVRAVVRRRRRR from the coding sequence ATGACCGAATCCGGACCTGACGACACCACCCAGCCCGACGTGGAGCGGCAACGAGCCGAGCTCGCGGAGACCGTCGAGGAACTCACGCACCGGGTGGACGTGTCGGCGCGGACCAAGGCGGCCGTGCACGAAAAGACCGAGGAGGCCGTCCAGCTGGCGCAGCGCCGCGGCCCCGTGCTGGGTGCCGTGGCGGGGGCGGCGGTCGCGTTGCTTCTCGTCCGCGCCGTGGTCAGGCGCCGCCGCCGACGCTGA
- a CDS encoding nuclease-related domain-containing protein translates to MRDDVVVTRWQRYGHDRLYVRAADGTELGWWDVASGRAHAGTAERESTVTAAATGWLARHGHVPAATDRPVYDLAHSEPGSAARVQARAARDAAPVRTFFARLLGARTEERAWRIGADGEAIVAAELAGVRLRDPRWCALHAIPVGDRGSDIDHLVIGPGCIYTVNTKHHPRASIWIAGNTFLVNGTNQPYLRNSRHEAARAARLLTAAVGFPVHVEAVIVPVNARSVTIKRAPDGVHVVPRGQFARWLLQQEDFYPLPALHSIYEAARRSTTWQR, encoded by the coding sequence ATGCGCGACGACGTAGTGGTGACGCGATGGCAGCGGTACGGACACGACCGCCTCTACGTGCGGGCCGCCGACGGCACCGAACTGGGGTGGTGGGACGTCGCGTCGGGGCGTGCGCACGCCGGCACCGCCGAACGGGAGTCGACCGTCACGGCCGCGGCGACGGGCTGGCTGGCGCGACACGGACACGTGCCGGCTGCGACGGACCGGCCGGTCTACGACCTCGCGCACTCGGAGCCCGGTTCCGCGGCGCGCGTGCAGGCGAGGGCCGCCCGCGATGCAGCACCCGTGAGGACGTTCTTCGCGCGCCTGCTCGGCGCGCGTACCGAGGAGCGGGCCTGGCGGATCGGTGCGGACGGCGAGGCGATCGTGGCCGCAGAACTGGCCGGTGTGCGGCTACGGGATCCGCGGTGGTGCGCGCTGCACGCGATTCCCGTCGGTGACCGGGGGAGCGACATCGATCATCTCGTCATCGGTCCCGGCTGTATCTACACGGTCAACACGAAGCACCACCCACGGGCGAGTATCTGGATCGCGGGCAACACGTTCCTGGTGAACGGGACCAACCAGCCGTACCTGCGCAACAGTCGCCACGAGGCGGCCCGGGCCGCGCGTCTGCTGACCGCGGCAGTCGGGTTCCCTGTGCATGTGGAGGCCGTCATCGTCCCGGTCAACGCCCGGTCCGTCACGATCAAACGGGCGCCCGACGGCGTCCACGTCGTGCCGCGCGGACAGTTCGCGCGGTGGCTGCTGCAGCAGGAGGACTTCTACCCCCTGCCCGCCCTGCACTCGATCTACGAGGCGGCCCGTCGATCGACGACATGGCAACGCTGA
- a CDS encoding histone-like nucleoid-structuring protein Lsr2, with amino-acid sequence MAQKVIVELIDDLDGEPIDVGGETISFAVGGVEYTIDLNDKNATEFHRKMDYYIRHATKVGGRQTARAATKAASDGASTQEIREWASANGYSVSTRGRIASDIVKAYAAAH; translated from the coding sequence GTGGCACAGAAGGTAATTGTCGAGCTCATCGATGATCTTGATGGGGAGCCCATCGACGTCGGCGGCGAAACGATCAGCTTCGCGGTGGGCGGCGTCGAGTACACCATCGACCTCAACGACAAGAACGCCACCGAGTTCCATCGCAAGATGGATTACTACATCCGGCACGCGACCAAGGTGGGTGGCCGGCAGACGGCCCGCGCCGCCACCAAGGCCGCCTCCGACGGTGCGAGCACCCAGGAGATCCGCGAGTGGGCCTCCGCCAACGGGTACTCCGTCTCGACGCGCGGTCGCATCGCGTCCGACATCGTCAAGGCGTACGCGGCCGCTCACTAG
- a CDS encoding MarR family winged helix-turn-helix transcriptional regulator, with amino-acid sequence MTSLFDDDEVSRLRVALGRIARQVDRQTSGGELTKTQFSILTTAVRRGPIRASEMAEIETLNPTMLSRMIGKMETAGLLARSAHPDDGRAVVVSATPAGIALHTELREKRTRLFAEYLTQLPESKTQDLLAALPALEALGERMCQVRATARS; translated from the coding sequence GTGACGAGCCTCTTCGACGACGACGAGGTGTCCCGGCTGCGGGTCGCGCTCGGGCGTATCGCCCGGCAGGTCGATCGGCAGACGTCGGGCGGTGAGCTGACGAAGACGCAATTCTCGATTCTCACGACCGCGGTGCGGCGGGGACCGATCCGGGCCAGTGAGATGGCCGAGATCGAGACCCTCAACCCGACGATGCTCTCGCGCATGATCGGCAAGATGGAGACCGCCGGGTTGCTGGCGCGTTCGGCGCATCCGGACGACGGCCGGGCCGTCGTCGTGTCGGCCACGCCCGCCGGGATCGCCCTGCACACCGAGCTGCGCGAGAAGCGGACGCGGTTGTTCGCCGAGTACCTCACCCAGCTCCCCGAGTCGAAGACCCAGGATCTGCTCGCTGCCCTGCCCGCCCTCGAGGCGCTGGGCGAACGCATGTGTCAGGTCCGGGCCACGGCCCGCTCATGA
- a CDS encoding MFS transporter, whose amino-acid sequence MTAATKLGRQTFAALANRNFRRFISGQAVSLVGTWMQTVAQSWLVLELTGSGTAIGVVVALQTLPILLLGPYGGVVADRSDKRRLMIGLQSVMGVQALVLGVLTITGTVELWHVYVLALLLGLNQCFENPARQSFTLEMVGSRDLRNAVSLQSTMVSVSRIVGPAVAGVTIAAGGLGVCFLLNAASFVAVVTSLVRLDTSALHRSAPAERARGQLREGLRYVRGNRNLAVPLLMMAFIGCLAFEFQVVLPIVADQTFGAGSEAYGFMTAAMGVGSVCGGLLVATWGRTGTRVLIVAAAAFGLVLVAAAAAPTLALELVALALVGAVSIAFNSTTNSTLQLEADPQMRGRVMALWSTAFMGSTAIGGPIAGWVSQQWGGRAGLLLGAITCLVVALVARLAIGRGKEVTAQTEPITEDPEEQTVVDPAVSEAPAVSEAEARRRAA is encoded by the coding sequence ATGACGGCGGCCACGAAACTCGGCCGCCAGACGTTCGCCGCGTTGGCCAACCGCAACTTCCGCCGCTTCATCAGCGGCCAGGCCGTCTCGCTGGTCGGCACCTGGATGCAGACCGTCGCGCAGTCGTGGCTCGTCCTCGAACTCACCGGCTCCGGCACCGCGATCGGTGTCGTCGTCGCGTTGCAGACCCTGCCGATCCTGCTGCTCGGCCCCTACGGCGGCGTCGTCGCCGACCGCTCGGACAAGCGGCGCCTGATGATCGGGTTGCAGTCCGTCATGGGCGTGCAGGCCCTCGTCCTCGGCGTGCTCACCATCACCGGTACGGTGGAGCTGTGGCACGTCTACGTGCTGGCGCTGCTGCTCGGTCTCAACCAGTGCTTCGAAAACCCGGCGCGCCAGTCCTTCACGCTCGAGATGGTGGGATCGCGCGACCTCCGCAACGCGGTGAGCCTGCAGTCGACGATGGTCAGCGTCTCCCGCATCGTCGGACCGGCCGTCGCCGGTGTGACCATCGCCGCGGGCGGTCTGGGCGTGTGCTTCCTGCTCAACGCCGCCAGCTTCGTGGCAGTGGTGACGTCGCTGGTGCGACTGGACACCTCCGCGCTGCACCGGTCCGCGCCGGCCGAGCGCGCCCGCGGGCAGCTGCGCGAAGGCCTGCGCTACGTCCGCGGCAACCGCAATCTCGCGGTGCCGCTGCTGATGATGGCGTTCATCGGCTGTCTCGCGTTCGAGTTCCAGGTGGTGTTGCCCATCGTCGCCGACCAGACGTTCGGCGCCGGGTCGGAGGCGTACGGCTTCATGACGGCCGCGATGGGCGTCGGCTCGGTGTGCGGTGGCCTGCTCGTCGCCACGTGGGGGCGGACCGGTACCCGCGTGCTGATCGTCGCCGCGGCGGCGTTCGGGCTGGTGCTGGTCGCGGCGGCCGCCGCCCCCACCCTGGCACTCGAACTGGTCGCGTTGGCCCTCGTCGGCGCTGTGAGCATCGCGTTCAACTCCACCACCAACAGCACCCTGCAGCTCGAGGCGGATCCGCAGATGCGCGGGCGGGTCATGGCCCTGTGGTCCACGGCGTTCATGGGGTCCACCGCGATCGGCGGCCCGATCGCCGGCTGGGTCAGTCAGCAGTGGGGCGGCCGAGCCGGGCTGCTGCTCGGCGCGATCACGTGCCTCGTCGTCGCGCTGGTGGCGCGCCTGGCGATCGGGCGCGGCAAGGAGGTCACCGCGCAGACCGAGCCGATCACCGAGGACCCGGAGGAGCAGACCGTCGTCGATCCGGCGGTGTCCGAGGCGCCCGCCGTGTCCGAGGCGGAGGCCCGCCGCCGGGCGGCCTGA
- a CDS encoding YceI family protein translates to MKKWWIVGGVVVVVVLAVLVGPWVYGKFIAEDDAPAASVSTEGAQAATGSVDGQWVVTTGSGANETAAGYTVSEILNGARVTVVGTTGQVSGAVSISERKMTAAEVVVQVADIATDNSRRDNQFRGNVMDAAAFPTATFTLDAPVDLASLPTDGTPATVRATGALTLKGQSRPVSVDVKVLHSGDTLIASGSVPVTWSDYGLTPPSLGFVTVDGNGTVDFLVSLTRA, encoded by the coding sequence GTGAAGAAGTGGTGGATCGTCGGCGGTGTGGTGGTCGTTGTGGTGCTCGCCGTGCTGGTGGGCCCCTGGGTGTACGGCAAGTTCATCGCCGAGGACGACGCCCCGGCCGCGTCCGTCTCCACCGAGGGTGCGCAGGCCGCAACCGGGTCCGTCGACGGGCAGTGGGTCGTCACAACAGGTTCGGGTGCCAACGAGACGGCCGCCGGGTACACGGTGTCCGAGATCCTCAACGGCGCACGGGTGACCGTCGTCGGGACCACCGGGCAGGTCAGCGGCGCGGTCAGTATCTCGGAACGGAAGATGACCGCGGCCGAGGTCGTGGTGCAGGTCGCCGACATCGCCACCGACAACTCGCGCCGCGACAACCAGTTCCGCGGCAACGTCATGGACGCCGCCGCGTTCCCCACGGCGACCTTCACCCTCGACGCCCCGGTCGACCTGGCGTCGCTGCCCACCGACGGCACGCCCGCGACCGTGCGGGCGACGGGCGCGCTGACCCTCAAGGGCCAGTCCCGGCCGGTGAGCGTGGACGTGAAGGTGCTGCACTCCGGCGACACGCTGATCGCGTCCGGCAGCGTCCCCGTCACCTGGTCCGACTACGGGCTCACGCCGCCGTCACTGGGATTCGTGACCGTCGACGGCAACGGCACGGTCGACTTCCTGGTGAGTCTGACGCGCGCCTGA
- a CDS encoding sterol desaturase family protein: MWETLSTAWGSLLEPLGDPVALAIPAFVVFLGLEWFAARTLEEAEIRDGRAYPPSAGYEFRDARASISMGLVSIATTAFWKFVALIGYSAIWVYLAPWHLPPGAWYTWVILLLGIDLLYYLYHRMAHRVRLIWATHQAHHSSEYFNFATALRQKWNNSGEILMWIPLPLIGIPPWMVFVGFSVSLVYQFFVHTERVGTLPRPVEFVFNTPSHHRVHHGCDPEYLDRNYGGILIVWDRLFGTFRAETRRPTYGLTKPVGTYDIWKLQTHEYAAIGRDVRAATGWHDRLGYVFGPPGWAPSGARQTHQEVDRAVAVDGHESQ; this comes from the coding sequence ATGTGGGAGACCCTGTCGACAGCGTGGGGATCGCTGCTCGAACCGCTGGGTGATCCGGTCGCATTGGCGATACCGGCGTTCGTCGTGTTCCTGGGACTCGAGTGGTTCGCCGCGCGCACGCTCGAGGAGGCGGAGATCCGCGACGGTCGCGCGTACCCGCCGTCGGCCGGATACGAGTTCCGGGACGCGCGGGCGTCGATCTCGATGGGGCTGGTGTCGATCGCGACCACCGCGTTCTGGAAGTTCGTCGCGCTGATCGGCTACTCCGCGATCTGGGTGTACCTCGCCCCGTGGCACCTGCCGCCGGGCGCCTGGTACACGTGGGTGATCCTGCTGCTGGGCATCGATCTGCTGTACTACCTGTACCACCGGATGGCGCATCGGGTCCGGCTGATCTGGGCGACGCACCAGGCGCATCACTCGAGCGAGTACTTCAACTTCGCCACCGCGCTGCGCCAGAAGTGGAACAACAGCGGCGAGATCCTCATGTGGATCCCGCTGCCGCTGATCGGCATTCCCCCGTGGATGGTGTTCGTCGGGTTCTCGGTGAGCCTGGTCTACCAGTTCTTCGTCCACACCGAGCGAGTCGGCACACTGCCGCGCCCCGTCGAGTTCGTCTTCAACACTCCGTCGCACCACCGGGTCCATCACGGGTGCGATCCCGAGTACCTGGACCGCAACTACGGCGGCATCCTCATCGTGTGGGACCGGCTGTTCGGCACGTTCCGGGCCGAGACCCGGCGTCCGACCTACGGTTTGACGAAGCCGGTGGGCACCTACGACATCTGGAAGCTGCAGACGCACGAGTACGCCGCCATCGGACGCGACGTCCGCGCCGCGACCGGCTGGCACGACCGCCTCGGCTACGTGTTCGGTCCGCCCGGATGGGCCCCGTCAGGCGCGCGTCAGACTCACCAGGAAGTCGACCGTGCCGTTGCCGTCGACGGTCACGAATCCCAGTGA
- a CDS encoding RrF2 family transcriptional regulator, with translation MHITARVDCAVRALVELAAAEPALVKGDALAGAQALPGKFLEAVLADLRRGGLVSSRRGPDGGYRLTRPADEITVADVIRTVEGPLASVRGERPEDVTYEGAAESLQRVWIAVRVNLRAVLEGVTVADIAAGALPSFVDDLTADPGAWRRR, from the coding sequence ATGCACATCACGGCGCGGGTCGATTGCGCGGTGCGTGCCCTCGTCGAGCTGGCGGCCGCCGAACCGGCGTTGGTCAAGGGCGATGCGTTGGCGGGCGCGCAGGCGCTCCCCGGCAAGTTCCTCGAGGCCGTGCTCGCCGACCTGCGCCGCGGCGGGCTCGTGAGCAGCCGGCGCGGACCGGACGGGGGATATCGGCTCACCCGTCCGGCCGACGAGATCACCGTCGCCGACGTCATCCGCACCGTGGAGGGCCCGCTGGCGTCGGTGCGCGGGGAGCGGCCCGAGGACGTCACCTACGAGGGGGCCGCCGAGTCGCTGCAGCGGGTGTGGATCGCGGTCCGCGTCAACCTGCGCGCGGTGCTGGAAGGGGTCACCGTCGCCGACATCGCCGCCGGCGCGCTGCCGTCCTTCGTCGACGACCTCACCGCCGACCCCGGGGCGTGGCGGCGCCGCTAG
- a CDS encoding class I SAM-dependent methyltransferase, giving the protein MPDWDGARYSRTSDLQRTMATRALDGLVLRPDEHLLDVGCGDGFVTRLLAAQLPRGRAVGVDASPRMIAQAAAADDHVQFVLADARDLPFRAEFDVVVSFNALHWVREQQRALGSIAAAARPGARALVQVVCAGDRPSLETVAMEVAGSVRWLDRFTGFTPPFVHVDPDEYPALASSAGLRVTGLSVEDLTWDFGTHEAFAAWCGNGAGAWTDRLAAADRPRFLDEWVRAYEEISGTPGLLHFTQMRAELEVHR; this is encoded by the coding sequence ATGCCCGATTGGGACGGCGCACGATATTCGCGGACCAGCGATCTGCAGCGCACGATGGCGACCCGGGCGCTCGACGGCCTCGTGCTGCGACCGGACGAGCACCTCCTCGACGTCGGCTGCGGCGACGGATTCGTCACCCGCCTCCTGGCCGCGCAGCTTCCGCGGGGCCGCGCGGTGGGCGTGGACGCGTCACCGCGGATGATCGCGCAGGCCGCCGCGGCCGACGACCACGTGCAGTTCGTCCTGGCCGACGCCCGCGATCTGCCGTTCCGGGCCGAGTTCGACGTGGTGGTCTCGTTCAACGCGCTGCACTGGGTGCGCGAGCAGCAGCGGGCCCTCGGCTCGATCGCGGCCGCGGCCCGCCCCGGCGCACGGGCGCTCGTCCAGGTGGTGTGCGCCGGTGACCGCCCGAGCCTGGAGACGGTGGCGATGGAAGTGGCCGGGTCGGTGCGGTGGCTCGACCGGTTCACCGGGTTCACTCCCCCGTTCGTCCACGTGGATCCCGACGAGTACCCCGCGCTCGCGTCGTCGGCCGGTCTGCGCGTCACCGGGCTGTCCGTCGAGGACCTGACGTGGGACTTCGGCACGCACGAGGCGTTCGCCGCGTGGTGCGGCAACGGCGCCGGTGCCTGGACCGACCGCCTCGCCGCCGCGGACCGGCCCCGGTTCCTCGACGAGTGGGTCCGCGCGTACGAGGAGATCTCGGGCACGCCGGGGCTGTTGCACTTCACCCAGATGCGCGCCGAACTCGAGGTGCACCGCTAG